The following are from one region of the Plasmodium cynomolgi strain B DNA, chromosome 1, whole genome shotgun sequence genome:
- a CDS encoding hypothetical protein (putative), giving the protein LADQDCLTSSEHRSLCSNEVVNLYLLCEESGSISHHVQIRNAPDLVDIVLHDSYVVLLTKTKLQVVNLKTVCNDLISMEGTSMEEANTEEANTEEANTEEANTEEANVKETRVADAPPTRERTNIVNFVSIPLPKMFANKKTKLFMTCSGEKNTYFIVASFLVNLKQRKQMRHRRGNTTCSGKATHEWYAHKKYYISVVLFCDASNGNEWKILNYERSPFLRSKQMFLFENNLFLLGGAQKKGFVWEPSRRELLNGGLISGGLRGRKGETIRAATRAATRTATQTATQNATRTATQNATRTATRSFPRGHKISRRKINLCNELKKYQRKSEGYTEGEAGWAGDLPPKKRHIFYHPHVLLHYIKMGLFSHVFMALKLLLNLLLNKFFSYVERIQLRSNSSGEGYSIKKHCALQVLLNDNNLRKSVQENFGDICTVQKSHFLFNVNFLTTEICKIQQNAQGMVNGVGGGDTDGKEQGEETHLQGKNPNGDVGDQKDRSMYLFEVESVSLDDFNLNSDEEESTPSKQGGEKEKAPTPSRRSDRSGSSDRSDRSDRSDRSDRSDRSGSSEDEQERAQRNFKSSLKTASVTNCQLTAEEVKVLQILLLHVNVPHLRAFDQLLLFCVLNAFCVISGAPPRDDNASYSDSESVRTVRSSGGDDFGSSHPSEDPDAQTGAHTSKQSCRCHCEYFGLHLQKELIKTENMYLCDHVRGSKDKGGQPNGSNMTQVILFFYRLYINCCLFLNITLEIHYQYAYLLYFVRAKVAVELSSYLENLLTYYNYSFRFPISGSDLSSVDLFDMNSAGSTDHLGGKHSSHVNTGSRSYHYDNDRIPSHGRLIRWIRKENTPPQVELNNVLIQQMKNVKLVEEEVKNFCFFFLFRRMKLFYVLHDRDNLFSLHEVLTNRTIKKMNSLNVEDKEIQNEVNECLDFLALLYLAKNEKQKLMMLYKIKKQQKIFEFLSNDFSQERWSNALMNNAYKLMQIKRYYLAIAFFILRGDIKDVIDVAHQYLEDPQLSVFLIRLIYTSYVEKGQCLGGINNLSVHAASVPFGGSGSVLEDSSVSAVQGSGYLPSSEAGEISEAGDAPSREAQEGEVAGARKEVEEERSSYPKERSSYPEEQSSYPEERSSYPKEPLDFMMEHLNYIFSKKLKADRDEGVHGRYHLLEKNYLDVMKNILLGNYREVHSKCKEPKRYDFLLLVLKNVIMGRIRRQEKGQGDALRMGMLCGDDKDGLGQGGLGQGGLGQGGLGQDEEDCTFRMSKIECYFSSLHFCSQQMSNLSFILLFLFFHNPDKDEELMHLHDRLKFFLCVSSESYLETLLGANKFLFEIIFASSCVKGVASGHWEDRDSSIDFTQSLKLFARLVHLLFECISPGGGSEGRSKHGDEQGGMRVDLQDGTHGGIHCEANCNTLGNPRCGAVEPAPAMLRLLNKLRDIRTKDDCARRRNLSRFLTTLLQKINSMHGGHSTHLLVTPNNPNHYMRYQVAKNGMRRHPSHTAIPNLYVALNKYNTLLTHLFFYFFTLHIVEEAKSEDFILFVLNNILPILFIYVNDIVRVLFNFVKNSKYESSSSLHDHVSYLHDHVSYLHDPVSYLHDHVPSLHNHEPSLHDHVTSLREPLSSLHAPYLQIVILRVGLRNCFAREGNQETHVPSRLKKNLEVESHHLCEPSTQEEARLTRQRQHLCSQQENTHNNVHIKVDRKFFSYHIHLLDLFLCYLTVLVICFLMLDTHYGFFDSGEVCVDRQSTQRNGTGGSRRRTRQSR; this is encoded by the coding sequence ctAGCCGATCAGGACTGCCTTACCAGCAGTGAACACAGATCGTTATGCTCTAACGAAGTGGTCAATCTTTATCTCCTCTGCGAGGAAAGCGGATCCATCTCGCATCACGTTCAAATTAGAAATGCCCCCGACCTCGTCGACATCGTCCTCCACGACAGCTATGTGGTCCTACTCACAAAGACAAAACTGCAAGTGGTGAACCTCAAGACAGTGTGTAACGACCTGATCAGCATGGAAGGGACCAGCATGGAAGAGGCGAACACGGAAGAGGCGAACACGGAAGAGGCGAACACGGAAGAGGCGAACACGGAAGAGGCCAACGTGAAAGAGACCCGCGTGGCTGATGCACCCCCCACCAGGGAGAGGACAAACATCGTAAACTTCGTTTCGATCCCCTTGCCCAAAATGttcgcaaataaaaaaacaaaattgtttatgacttgttcaggcgaaaaaaacacatattttattgtaGCCAGTTTTTTGGTCAATTTAAAACAGCGTAAACAGATGAGACATCGGAGGGGAAACACAACATGTAGTGGTAAGGCAACCCACGAGTGGTacgcacacaaaaaatactACATCTCCGTGGTTCTGTTCTGTGACGCATCGAATGGAAatgaatggaaaattttaaattatgagAGGAGTCCCTTCCTCCGCTCCAAGCAGATGTTCTTGTTTGAGAATAACTTGTTCCTGCTGGGTGGGGCGCAGAAGAAGGGCTTCGTTTGGGAGCCCAGTCGGAGGGAGCTGCTCAACGGGGGGCTCATCAGCGGTGGTTTGCGGGGccgaaagggggaaaccaTACGAGCTGCCACCCGAGCGGCCACTCGAACGGCTACTCAAACCGCCACTCAAAATGCCACCCGAACGGCTACTCAAAATGCCACTCGAACCGCCACCCGGAGCTTCCCCCGCGGACACAAAATCTCCCGACGAAAAATCAACCTGTGCAACGAACTGAAGAAATACCAAAGAAAAAGCGAAGGATATACCGAGGGAGAAGCAGGCTGGGCAGGGGatctccccccaaaaaagagacacattttttatcaccccCACGTACTGTTACactacataaaaatgggtcTCTTTTCTCACGTCTTTATGGCACTGAAGTTACTCCTGAACCTTTTgcttaacaaattttttagttaTGTGGAGAGAATCCAACTTAGAAGTAACAGCTCGGGGGAGGGATATTCTATCAAGAAGCATTGCGCTCTGCAGGTCCTACTGAATGACAACAATTTGAGGAAATCAGTTCAGGAGAATTTTGGAGATATATGCACTGTACAGAAGAgtcacttcctttttaacgtaaattttttgacCACTGAAATATGTAAGATCCAACAGAATGCGCAAGGTATGGTTAATGGTGTAGGTGGAGGAGATACAGATGGGAAGGAACAGGGGGAGGAGACCCACCTTCAAGGGAAGAACCCTAATGGAGATGTAGGAGACCAGAAGGATAGATCCATGTACCTGTTCGAAGTCGAGTCGGTGTCGCTGGACGATTTTAATCTGAACTCTGATGAGGAGGAATCTACCCCGTCGAAGCAGGGtggggagaaggagaaggccCCCACCCCGTCGCGACGTTCGGATAGAAGCGGGAGCAGTGACCGAAGTGACCGAAGTGATCGAAGCGACCGAAGCGACCGAAGCGACCGAAGCGGGAGTAGCGAAGACGAACAGGAGCGGGCGCAGCGGAACTTCAAGTCCTCCCTGAAAACCGCCAGCGTGACTAACTGCCAATTGACGGCGGAAGAGGTGAAGGTCCTACAGATCCTTCTGCTCCATGTGAATGTCCCTCACTTGAGGGCCTTCGACCAACTCCTCCTCTTTTGCGTGCTGAACGCATTCTGCGTCATTTCGGGGGCCCCCCCTAGGGATGACAATGCCAGCTACAGTGACAGTGAGAGCGTGCGCACCGTGCGAAGCAGTGGAGGTGACGACTTCGGCAGCAGTCACCCATCGGAAGACCCCGATGCGCAAACGGGAGCACACACCTCCAAACAATCCTGCAGATGCCACTGTGAATACTTCGGCCTGCACCTCCAGAAGGAGCTCATCAAGACAGAAAATATGTACCTGTGTGACCACGTGCGTGGGAGTAAAGACAAAGGAGGACAACCTAATGGAAGTAACATGACCCAAGTGATCCTCTTCTTTTATCGACTCTACATCAATTGCTGCCTCTTCCTAAACATAACCCTTGAAATTCACTACCAGTATGCCTAcctcctttattttgtgcGTGCAAAGGTTGCAGTGGAGCTGAGCAGTTATTTGGAGAACCTCCTGACGTACTACAACTACTCCTTTCGCTTCCCCATTAGTGGCAGTGACTTGAGCAGTGTAGACCTATTCGACATGAATAGCGCGGGTAGTACTGATCACTTGGGTGGGAAACACAGTTCCCATGTCAATACTGGTTCACGTTCGTACCACTACGATAATGATAGAATACCCTCCCATGGCCGCCTCATACGATGGatacgaaaagaaaataccCCACCACAAGTAGAACTAAATAATGTGCTAATTCAGCAAATGAAAAACGTCAAACtggtagaagaagaagtaaaaaatttttgttttttctttttatttagacGTATGAAGTTATTCTATGTACTGCACGATAGGGATAACTTATTTTCCCTTCACGAGGTGCTAACGAACaggacaataaaaaaaatgaacagccTGAATGTCGAGGACAAAGAGatacaaaatgaagtgaaCGAATGCTTGGACTTCTTAGCATTGTTATacttagcaaaaaatgagaaacagAAACTCATGATgttgtataaaattaaaaaacaacaaaaaatttttgaattcCTTTCTAATGACTTTTCCCAGGAGAGATGGAGTAACGCTCTCATGAACAATGCCTACAAGTTGATGCAAATTAAAAGGTACTACCTTGCTATCGCCTTTTTCATCCTTCGTGGGGACATTAAAGACGTGATAGATGTGGCTCATCAGTATTTAGAGGACCCCCAATTGAGTGTCTTCCTTATTAGACTCATTTATACCTCCTACGTGGAGAAAGGGCAATGCCTGGGAGGGATAAATAACCTTTCGGTGCACGCAGCGTCTGTCCCGTTTGGGGGGAGTGGTAGCGTGCTGGAGGACTCCAGTGTGTCCGCCGTGCAGGGCAGTGGCTACCTCCCCTCCAGCGAGGCAGGCGAGATCAGCGAAGCGGGGGATGCGCCGAGTAGGGAAGCCCAGGAGGGTGAAGTGGCAGGGGCGAGGAAAGAAGTCGAAGAGGAACGGAGCAGCTACCCGAAGGAACGGAGCAGCTACCCGGAGGAGCAGAGCAGCTACCCGGAGGAACGGAGCAGCTACCCGAAGGAGCCGCTTGACTTCATGATGGAACACTTGAACTACATTTTTTCGAAGAAGCTGAAGGCCGACCGCGATGAAGGTGTTCATGGTAGGTACCACCTTCTCGAGAAAAACTACTTAGAcgtgatgaaaaatatccTGCTAGGGAACTACCGAGAGGTGCACTCCAAATGTAAGGAGCCAAAGAGGTAcgattttctccttctggtgttgaaaaatgtaattatggGTAGAATAAGGAGACAGGAGAAAGGACAGGGGGATGCACTGAGGATGGGTATGCTGTGCGGGGATGACAAAGACGGACTCGGTCAAGGTGGACTCGGTCAAGGCGGACTCGGTCAAGGCGGACTCGGCCAAGACGAAGAAGACTGCACCTTCAGGATGAGTAAAATCGAGTGCTACTTCAGCTCCCTCCACTTTTGCTCACAGCAAATGAGTAACCTATCGTTCATTTtgctgttccttttttttcacaaccCCGACAAAGACGAAGAGTTGATGCACCTCCATGACAGACTGAAATTCTTCCTGTGTGTCTCCTCTGAATCCTACTTGGAAACCCTTCTCggtgcaaataaatttttgtttgagattatttttgcttcctcctgTGTGAAGGGGGTAGCGAGTGGCCACTGGGAGGACAGAGACAGCTCCATCGACTTCACGCAGTCGTTGAAGCTGTTTGCGCGGCTGGTGCACTTGCTCTTTGAGTGCATCAGCCCGGGCGGTGGCAGCGAAGGCAGAAGCAAGCACGGTGACGAGCAGGGTGGTATGCGCGTTGACCTGCAGGATGGTACGCATGGTGGTATACACTGTGAAGCGAACTGCAACACACTTGGCAACCCGCGCTGTGGTGCGGTCGAACCCGCACCGGCCATGCTGCGCCTGTTGAACAAGCTGAGGGACATCAGAACGAAGGACGACTGCGCGAGGAGGCGCAACCTGAGCCGCTTCCTAACCACCCTactgcaaaaaataaatagcatGCACGGTGGCCACAGCACCCACCTCCTGGTCACCCCAAACAACCCCAACCATTACATGCGCTACCAAGTTGCAAAGAACGGAATGAGGAGACATCCAAGTCACACGGCAATCCCCAACCTCTACGTTGccttaaataaatacaacaCCCTCCTGActcacttatttttttacttcttcacTCTGCACATTgtagaagaagcaaagagtGAAGACTTCATCCTGTTCGTACTGAATAACATCCTCCCGATTCTCTTTATCTACGTAAATGACATCGTTAGGGTTTTGTTtaactttgtaaaaaatagcaaGTACGAATCGTCGTCCTCTCTACATGACCACGTGTCCTATCTACATGACCACGTGTCCTATCTACATGACCCTGTGTCCTATCTACACGATCACGTGCCCTCTCTACACAATCACGAGCCCTCTCTACACGACCACGTGACCTCCCTGCGCGAACCGCTGTCCTCCCTGCACGCTCCATACCTGCAGATCGTCATTCTGCGCGTCGGCCTTCGCAACTGCTTCGCTCGGGAGGGAAACCAAGAAACACATGTGCCCAGCcgtttgaagaaaaatttggaggTAGAGTCGCATCACCTGTGTGAACCCAGCACTCAGGAAGAGGCAAGACTAACGAGACAGAGACAACACCTATGCAGCCAACAAGAAAATACCCATAATAATGTGCACATAAAAGTTGaccgaaaatttttttcctatcatATTCACCTGTTGGATCTCTTCCTATGCTACCTAACCGTGCTGGTGATATGCTTCCTCATGTTGGACACACACTACGGCTTCTTTGACAGTGGAGAGGTCTGCGTGGATAGACAGAGCACTCAAAGGAATGGAACAGGaggaagtagaagaagaacccGCCAGAGTAGA